A genome region from Falco biarmicus isolate bFalBia1 chromosome 11, bFalBia1.pri, whole genome shotgun sequence includes the following:
- the PRKAA2 gene encoding 5'-AMP-activated protein kinase catalytic subunit alpha-2: MAEKQKHDGRVKIGHYVLGDTLGVGTFGKVKIGEHQLTGHKVAVKILNRQKIRSLDVVGKIKREIQNLKLFRHPHIIKLYQVISTPTDFFMVMEYVSGGELFDYICKHGRVEEAEARRLFQQILSAVDYCHRHMVVHRDLKPENVLLDAHMNAKIADFGLSNMMSDGEFLRTSCGSPNYAAPEVISGRLYAGPEVDIWSCGVILYALLCGTLPFDDEHVPTLFKKIRGGVFYIPEYLNRSVATLLMHMLQVDPLKRATIKDIREHEWFKEELPSYLFPEDPSYDATVIDDDAVREVCEKFECTESEVMNSLYSGDPQDQLAVAYHLVIDNRRIMNQASEFYLASSPPTGSFMDDSTLHIPPGVKPHPERMPPLIADSPKARCPLDALNTTKPKPLTVKKAKWHLGIRSQSKPYDIMAEVYRAMKQLDFEWKVVNSYHLRVRRKNPVTGNYVKMSLQLYQVDNRSYLLDFKSIDDDVMEQRSGSSTPQRSCSAAGLHRPRLSIDAAVAAECQSLMGSLSGSFVGSIPSVTPRLGSHTMDFFEMCASLIMALAR; this comes from the exons ATGGCCGAGAAGCAGAAGCACGACGGGCGGGTGAAGATCGGTCACTACGTGCTGGGCGACACGCTGGGGGTCGGCACCTTCGGCAAAGTCAAGA TTGGCGAACACCAGCTGACAGGGCACAAAGTCGCAGTAAAAATACtcaacagacagaaaatacGCAGCCTGGATGTAGTTGGGAAGATCAAACGAGAAATTCAAAATCTGAAACTCTTCCGGCACCCTCACATTATCAAACT GTACCAGGTCATCAGCACACCGACAGACTTCTTCATGGTCATGGAATACGTCTCTGGCGGTGAATTATTTGATTACATCTGTAAGCATGGACGT GTTGAAGAGGCAGAAGCTCGACGCCTTTTCCAGCAGATTCTCTCTGCGGTGGATTACTGCCACAGACACATGGTTGTCCACCGAGACCTGAAACCGGAGAACGTGCTGCTGGACGCACACATGAATGCAAAGATAGCCGATTTTG GATTGTCCAACATGATGTCAGATGGTGAATTTCTCCGTACCAGCTGTGGCTCCCCAAATTATGCAGCCCCTGAAGTCATCTCTGGAAG GCTCTATGCCGGCCCAGAGGTGGACATCTGGAGCTGCGGTGTTATCCTCTACGCCCTCCTCTGCGGCACTCTGCCTTTTGACGACGAGCACGTGCCCACCCTCTTCAAGAAGATCCGGGGAGGTGTTTTTTACATCCCTGAATACCTCAACCGCTCCGTCGCCACTCTCCTCATGCACATGCTGCAGGTTGACCCCCTCAAGCGAGCAACCATCAAGGACATCAG ggAGCACGAATGGTTTAAGGAGGAGCTGCCCAGTTACCTGTTCCCAGAGGACCCTTCTTATGATGCCACCGTCATCGACGACGACGCAGTTCGGGAGGTCTGTGAAAAGTTTGAATGCACTGAGTCGGAGGTGATGAACAGCCTGTACAGCGGTGACCCTCAGGACCAGCTGGCGGTGGCTTACCACCTCGTCATCGACAACCGGAGGATCATGAACCAAGCCAGTGAGTTCTACCTCGCCTCCAGCCCCCCCACCGGCTCCTTCATGGACGACAGCACCCTGCACATCCCTCCCGGCGTGAAGCCGCACCCCGAGCGGATGCCACCGTTGATAGCGGACAGCCCCAAAGCGCGATGTCCTTTGGATGCCCTCAACACCACAAAGCCCAAACCCCTGACTGTCAAAAAGGCCAAGTGGCACCTGGGGATCCGCAGCCAGAGCAAACCCTATGACATCATGGCCGAGGTGTACCGTGCCATGAAACAGCTGGACTTCGAGTGGAAG GTGGTGAACTCCTACCACCTCAGAGTGCGCCGCAAGAACCCTGTGACGGGCAATTATGTGAAGATGAGCCTGCAGCTCTACCAGGTTGACAACCGCAGCTATCTCCTGGACTTCAAAAGCATCGATG atgACGTGATGGAGCAGAGGTCCGGCTCATCCACGCCGCAGCGCTCCTGCTCCGCCGCTGGCTTGCATCGGCCAAGGCTGAGCATCGATGCCGCCGTGGCCGCCGAGTGCCAGTCGCTGATGGGCTCCCTGAGCGGCTCCTTCGTTGGCAGCATCCCCTCAGTGACACCACGCCTGGGGAGCCACACCATGGACTTCTTCGAGATGTGTGCCAGCCTGATCATGGCCCTGGCTCGCTGA